Part of the Candidatus Poribacteria bacterium genome, AATCGGAAGCGAGACAGGGCAAGATCCAACTCATCAACGCCGTTGACTTCCACGACGAGATGAAAAGGAATCTCGGAGACAAAAACGCTCTCATTTCCGATAACCATATCCGTCACATCGTGGAACTCTACACCGATTTTGAAGAGACCGAGCACTCCAAAATCTATCCTAACGAGTTTTTCGGATACACGAAGGTGACGGTTGAGAGACCGCTGATTGAAACGCAAGAAATTTTGGGAGAGGAAACGGAGGTCGTTGTTCGGGACAAGGAGGGCAATCCGAAACCGGATACCAAACTGCGAGACGCTGAGCGTGTGCCGCTCACGGAGGATATTGACGATTACTACCAACGTGAAGTGAAACCGCATGTCCCTGATAGTTGGATAGACAGGAAGAAGGATAAGGTGGGCTACGAAATCAACTTCAATCGGTATTTCTACCAGTATACGCCGTTACGCTCACTGAAGGAAATCACGGACGAATTGTTGGCACTGGAGCGGAAAAGTGAAGGCTTGCTAAGTGAGGTGTTGGAATTATGAGGTGCGGATAGATTCCATTTGTCTGAATCGCGGATTTACACGGATTAGACGGATTCGCGCGGATTATTGGGTCTGTTCTATTAGGACCTTGAGAAAGGAAATCGTAAATGAACACGAACCTGAAACATAAAGATATAACGCAAAAGATCATCGGCGCAGCATTTGAAGTCCATAAGTTTTTAGGAAACGGCTTTCAAGAGGTGGTTTATCAACGGGCGTTGTCGATTGAGATGCGGAAAGCGGGATTGGAGTTTGATAGAGAAATTGAGCAGGACATTTACTAAAAGATTTTCCAAAGTCTATCGGGAGACGTATAGCAGATTTTGTGATAGCACAGAAAGTGTTGGTAGAACTGAAAGCAATTAGCGCATTGGAAAATGTCCATGAAGTCCAGACATTAAATTATTTGAAGGCGTATCGATTAGAAGTCGCCTTATTAATCAATTTCGGTGAGAAAAGTTTAAAATATAAGAGACTGATTCTATCACAACACAATGCCGTTCCTCGTAATTGAAAGTGTATTCATGGGCATTCGTCTGATCTTACCGTTTCTCCAAATCTGATATTGATATTCTAAAAACACTAAATAAAAACCGCAGTTCGACATGAAAGTGAAGTTGACATGAGCGATAACAAAATCCGCGAAATCCGCAGAATCCGCGATTCAGACATTATCCCGAATATAAAGAGAGCGGCGTAGAGTGGATTGGCGAAATACTAAGTCATTTTTAGGTATTAGCGTTCCAAACTTTGTATCTGTAATTGGGTTGGAAAGTTGGACGATGGCAGTTTGGAAGGTAGGAAGCACAGCGTTTCTCCCAGTCTTCCCGCTTCTTCACGCTTGCTCCAAATCTGATATTGGTATTCTAAAAACACTAAATAAAAACCGCAGTTCAGACATGAAAGTGAAGTTGACATGAGCGATAGCATCATCCGCGAAATCCGCAGAATCCGCGCAAATCCGCGATTCAGACATTATCCCGAATACAAAGAGAGCGGTGTAGAGTGGGTTGGCGAAATACCAAAGCATTGGAAAATAGTCAGAGGCAAGTTTATATTAACTAATAAAAAGGAAATAAACTCTGATTTCCAATGTGACAATCTACTCTCGCTTACTCTAAACGGTGTCTTGAGAAAAGATATGGATTCAACTGAGGGACTTAGACCAGATAATTATAGAACTTATCAGGTTTTCTACCCGGATGATCTTGTTTTTAAGTTAATTGATTTGGAAAACATTCAAACGAGTAGGGTGGGTATAGTTCCTGAAAAAGGTATTATGAGTCCTGTTTATATCAGACTTGAGAGTGAAAGTGATTTATATGAAAGGTATTATTTCTATCAGTATTATGATTTATATAAGAAGCACATTTTCAATTTTTTGGGAAAAGGTGTCCGTTCCTCACTGAGTCCATCGGATTTGTTAGAGATACCGTTGGCTTTCCCACCACTCTCTGAACAAACCCAAATCGCCAACTTCCTTGACCGCAAGACCGAACAGATTGACGAACTTATCCGCATCAAAGAACGACGGATAGAACTGCTCCAGGAACAACGCACCGCGCTCATAAATCAGGCAGTGACGAAGGGACTTGACCCGACTGTAGAGATGAAACCGTCGGGCGTGGAGTGGATTGGGGAGATACCAGCGCATTGGGAAGTAAAGAAAATTAAATATGTCGCAACTTTCATAAGTGAAAAATCCATGCCTGAGACAGATGCCATAAGAATTTCACCTGAAAATGTTGAATCGAAAACCGGTAAAGTCCTTAATTTTTTCAGTTCCTATGATTCAAACGGTGTGAAATTTCAAGTTGGGGATGTGCTATTCAACAAAATTCGCGTCTATCTCAACAAGGTGGTTTATGCAGAATATGATGGCTATTCTCTCGGTGAAATGATAATCATAAGACCTTCTTTACAAGATATTGGTAAATACCTCTTTTACCTGATGCTATCCAGTCGGTTCATTGAATACTGCGATTCTATATCCAGGGGCGCGAAGATGCCACGAACAGACGTTTATGATATTCTGAACGCACAAGTACCCATTACGTCACATCAAGAACAAACCCAAATTGTTGACTTCCTTGATCGCAAAACCCAGCAGGTTAACGAACTGATAGCAACAGGACATCGAAAAATCCAACTCCTGCAGGAATACCGTCAGTCCCTTATCTCCGAAGCGGTGACCGGCAAGATAGATGTCCGAAACGAGGTGTAGACCGATGCCGACGTATACAGAACAGAACTTTGAAGACCACATCGAACAGCACCTGAACCAGTCGGAATACCGGTCATTACAATCTACTGACTACGATAAATCCCTCTGCCTGATCCACGATGAGGTTCTTCAATTTATTCAGGACACGCAACCGGACGTATATCAGCGACTGGAACGCCAATACGGTGCCGATACACCGCAGAAACTCCTCGACCGTCTGAGCAGACAGGTTGCGAGTCGCGGCGTGCTGGACGTGTTGCGGAAAGGGTTTAAAGATAGAGGTTGTGATTTTAAGCTGACCTACTTCCGTCCGTCAAGCGGTATGAACCCCGACCATCAACGGCTCTACGAGCAGAACCGATTCTCCCTCATCCGACAACTACATTACTCGCAGCGGAACGAGAAATCGCTGGATATGACTTTGTTCCTCAACGGGTTGCCACTGGTGACGATGGAACTCAAGAACAGTCTCACCGGTCAGGTTTTCACGGATGCAGAAAAGCAGTATCGGACGGATCGGGATCCGAGGGAACCGTTGTTCCAATTCAAGCGGTGTCTGGTGCATTTCGCCGTGGGCAACGAGAAGGTCTCCATGACGACCCACTTGCGAGCGGACAAGACGCGGTTCTTTCCGTTCAATAAGGGCATCGAAAACCCCGTGAACCCGAACGGACACAAAACCGCCTATCTGTGGGAGGACATCCTACAGCCCGATAACCTGATGGAGTTAATCGACAACTTCATCCATGAGCAGGAGACCACAGAGAAGGTCTACGATCCCAGAATTGACGCGGTGAGAGATGTGAAGAGTCGCGTGCTCGTTTTCCCGCGCTACCATCAGCTCGACGTGATTCGTAAATTGCAAAAGGCAATCGTGGAGGAAGACGTTGGGCACAACTACCTCATCCAACACACCACCGGTAGCGGGAAATCGAACTCCATCGCGTGGTTGGCGCATCTGCTGACACATCTTTTCAGCTCTGAAACCGATACGAATCGGATCTTCGACTCCATCATCGTCGTGACAGATCGGCGTATCCTCGATAAGCAGCTGCAGGATACCATCAAGCAGGTGGAGCAGGTTGAGGGTGTGGTGCATGCCGTTGAGAAGACGTCAGCACAACTCAGAGAATTCCTTGAATCCGGCAAGGACATCATCATCTCGACGATTCAGAAGTTCAGTGTGATTGCCGAGGAGATTGGCAAACTTAAAAGCAAGCACTTCGCCGTGATTATTGACGAGGCGCACTCCTCGCAGAGCGGTGAATCCGCAAGGAATCTCAGGCTTTCACTCTCGCAAGGGATTGCGTTAGGCGTAACGGAGGATTATGCTGATGAGGTATCCGATATGGACGCTCGGATCCTTAAGGAGATGGAGATGCGCAGAATGCAGGATCATATCTCCTATTTCGGTTTCAGCGGCACACCGAAGAACAAAACCTTAGAACTCTTCGGTCGGAAGGACGATGAAGGCAACTTTCTCCCGTTCCACGTCTATTCCATGCGGCAGAGCATCAGCGAAGGCTTTACGCTCGACGTGCTACAGAACTACACCACCTTTAAGAGATACTTTGAACTCGTCAAAAGTGTCCCGGAGGATAAAGAATACGAGAAGGCGCGGACGCTTCGGAAGCTCACCAATTACGTTGACCTACAGCACCACAGCATTGAGACGAAGGCCCGGATTATCCTTGAACACTTCACGGAACGCACCGCTAAGACGATTGAGGGCAAAGGGCGGGCGATGTTGGTTACGCCGTCCCGACTTCACTGCGTCAGATATAAACTGGAATTCGATAGACAGATGAAAGAGATGGGGCTTCCCTACGGGTGTCTCGTAGCCTTCAGCGACACGGTGCACGACACCGATAACGGGCAGGACTACACCGAAAACGGGATGAATGCGTTACCCCCAAGCGTCTCCATTGCGGATAGTTTCAAGAGTCCTGAGTATCGGATCCTGATTGTGTCAAATAAGTTCCAAACGGGTTTCGATGAACCGCTCCTACAGACGATGTATGTCGATAAGCGGTTGGACGGGCTGCAATGTGTTCAGACCTTGAGCCGTCTGAACCGCGTCACCACCGGTAAAACCGACACGCTGGTGCTCGACTTTGTGAATGAACCCGATCAAATACAGGAAGCGTTTCAGCAATACTATCAGACCACGATACTCGCCGAGGAGACCGACCCGAATCGGCTGTATGACCTACAGAGCGAGTTGGAGGGGTTTGACCTCTACGATGACGGAACCATTGATGAATTCTGTCTTATCTTCTATGACTCGGATCAATCCGACGAACTTCTGCAAGGCGTTCTCGATGGCGTTGTTGAGCGGTGGAGTGAGCTTAAAACAGAGGACGGGGAGCAGTTTCGTTCTACCTTGCAGAGTTATATTCGGCTCTACGGATACATCTCGCAGTTGATTACCTTCACCGATGTAGCGTTAGAGAAATTGTATATCTTCAGTCACAGTCTCAACAAGAAGCTGCCGAGACGGGAACACTCCGATCTACAAGGTCTCCTTGCGTCTGTGGACTTGGATTCATTCCGTGTGCAAAAAACGCATGAGAGTCTACACCTCTCCCTTGAGGAGAGTGATAGCGAGGTCGAAGGGATCGGTAGCGATGTCGCACCCCGTAGGGAACCTGAGCAGGATTTCCTCTCCAATATTCTTGACGCGTTGAACAGTGCCTATCAGACGGATTTCACATCGGAAGATAAGGTTGACATTGAGAACGTCTACCAGAAGGTTCGTCAGCACACGGAACTGCGACAGGTCATCGCGGGAGATAATACGGAGACCAACAAACGGTATAAGTTTGATCAGGTGATTGATGAGATTTTATTGGATTTCGTCAATAACAAGTTGGAACTCTACACGAAATTGTCGAAACCTGAGATTAACGCGAATCTCAAGCGTCAACTCTATCAGGCGTATCTTGCACAACCCTAAATATCTGTAGGAAAAATCACCAAATCCGGACCTCTAAAGTTTGTAGTCGTGCGATTTGCGGCGTACTCGACCCGGGGAATGCCACACGGAGAACATTCATACCCGGGGAAGTGCATAAGCACTTCATACCGTTGATTCTGATTCATGCGACGCGCATTCATCGCACGTTCTTGCTGAACGCTGATCGCGAATCACTTTCCATCTTTCCCTTGACTGTTTTTACCAAATGCCCTATGATTGTAGATGTTTATTGTGGCATACATCCTTAAATGTCATAGGGCCTACGCATGTGCTCTTTTGTAGCACAAACTGTTAGTTTGTGTCCGTATTAGTTTTTTAGCCGCTCATAGTCTAACAGATCGGATTACAGTCCAAACTGCGTAAGTCCTGAAGAATAAAAAAACAAAAATAAAAAAGGAGAAATCTTCATGCAAGACCTCCAAGACTTGATAACACAACAACCCTACACAAATCTCATCACGCCCAAACGGATTGTATATGTAATCCTCGGTGTGATTGTCTTAGGGTGCTTAGCGACGAGTTTCTATACGGTGGAAGCCGACGAAATTGCGGTTGTGCTGATGTTCGGTAAATCCGTCCGACAAGCCGAACCCGGACTCCACTTCAAGCTACCGCTCGGTATTGAGAGAGCCATTAATGTTCCTGTCCGAAAGGTGTTCAAAGAGGAATTCGGTTTTCGGACGTTGAGAGCCGGTGTCCGCACGCAGTATGATACCCGTGATTACGCCGAAGAATCCCTCTTACTGTCGGGCGACCTGAGCATCGCCGATGTCGAGTGGGTAGTTCAGTATAAAATTAAAGACCCGAAAAGTTTCCTGTTCTTTGTGCGGAATCCGCAACGGGCTTTGCGCGACCTTTCAGAATCCGTGATGAGCCGGGTCGTCGGCGATCGGACTGTCACCGAAGTGTTGACTGTCGGGCGTATTGAAATCGCGGCAGAAGTTGAAGAACATCTTCAGCGATTGCTGGATCTCTACCAAACCGGATTAGATGTGGCATCCGTGACCTTGCAGGATGTGAATCCACCGGAAGCCGTGAAGTCCGCTTTTAACGCCGTTAACGAGGCGAAACAGGAGAAAGAGCGGTTAATCAACGAGGCGTGGCGCGATTACAACCAATCCGTTCCAAAAGCCAAGGGCGTGGCAGCACAGCGAATTTCCGAAGCACAAGGGTACGCCCTGAAGCGGGTGAACGAAGCGCAGGGCGATGCCGATCGGTTCAAGTCGATTCGCTCAGAATATCAGAAGGCGAAAGAGGTTACCCGGCGCCGACTCTATCTCGAAGCCATGCGAGAAGTCTTGCCACAGGTGAAAGAGATTTATATCATTGATGGTAACGCCAACGCACCTATCCCAATCCTGCAACTCAAAGAATAGCGCGCCTACAAAAGGAGTGTTCCAATGAATTGGAAAAAGATTATTATACCCTTAATTGTCATTGTAGTTATAGTGTTGCCAGTTGTAGCGGGTGTGTTCTATACCGTCTATGAAGGTGAACAGGTCGTCATTACCGAGTTCGGTCGTCCTGTTGGGCAACCGATCATCACCCCTGGGTTGAAAGTAAAAACACCCTTTATTCAGCAGGTACACCGCTTTGAAAAGCGCGTGCTTGAATGGGACGGCTCCCCGAACCAGATCCCGACAAAGGACAAGCGATTCATCTGGTTAGATACGACGGCTCGGTGGCGTATTAAAGACGCTCTCAAATTCTATCAGGCACTCGGAACGGAACAGTTCGCGCAATCTCGTTTAGATGACATTATCGATTCCGCAGCACGTGATTTAGTGACAGCGCAGTTACTGATTGAAGTCGTGCGGGATTCAAATCGGGTGTTAAGCCTGGATCTGGCAGTCCTTGAAGATGAAGAAGGGCAATCCAGCGAGCCGTTGGAGGAGATTCAGATTGGCAGGGAACGGATTACACGCATGATCCTTGAGAAGGTCCAAGAGACCGTTCCACAATTCGGCATTGAACTCGTCGATGTCCAGATAAAACGGATTAACTATGTAGACGAGGTCCGAAAGAAAGTCTTTGACCAAATGATTTCGGAACGGCAACGGATCTCTGAGAAGTACAAATCGGAGGGAGCAGGCGAAGCCGCTGACATCATGGGGCAGAAGCAGAAGGAGTTAGAGCGAATCCAATCTGAAGCGTATAAGGAAGCAGAGCAGCTTAAAGGCGATGCCGATGCGCAAGCCATTCAGATTTATGCCGAAGCACACGGTCAGGACCCAGAGTTTTACGCCTTTCTCCAGACCCTTGAAACCTATCGCCAGACGACCAGCGAGAGCACGAAGCTCATCTTAACAACGGATAGCGACCTCTATCGGTATCTCAAAAGCAGTGAAGTCCTCAGGCGTTGAGAGGCGTACCTGATATATAACGTGAGTGTCGTATTTGTAGCGTAAACTGTTAGTTTGCGCCTGATGGGATACAATCAGAATGAGGTTTCAGAAAATATTTCGGTAATGCTATTATGAAAAGCACTTGTAGGGGCAGGTCTTGTGCCTGCCCACATATTACTTCATTAACCGCACCGGGCATCGTTAGGAAATTACCGGATTAAATTCTGAATCTTCATTTATGGTCAACCAGAAGAATAAGCAGACATTCTCCCCTCCCCGGGTAGGCGAGGTTTCTAACCTCGTCGGTGCAGAGTGTGCAATTAATTCTAAAGTTTACCCTAGTTTGCGGCACGCGGAGGTGAAACGTGAGACGAATTCGTTATTGCGTCGCTATGAGTTTGGACGGCTATATCGCTGGACCCGACGGGGAGTTCGACTGGATTGTCATGGATCCCGATATCGACTTCGCCGGAATGACAGAGCAGTTCGATACCTATTTACTGGGTCGGCGAACGTTTGAGGTCACAAGCGGGCACGGAGAGGCGGCGATGCCCGACGGAGAAACGTTCGTGATCTCGCGGACGCTACAACAGCGCGACCACGAGGATGTCACAATCGTCGGTGAGAATTGGAGACAGGTGTTGCAGTCGCTCCGTGAGGAGAAGGGAAAGGAC contains:
- a CDS encoding restriction endonuclease subunit S — translated: MDSTEGLRPDNYRTYQVFYPDDLVFKLIDLENIQTSRVGIVPEKGIMSPVYIRLESESDLYERYYFYQYYDLYKKHIFNFLGKGVRSSLSPSDLLEIPLAFPPLSEQTQIANFLDRKTEQIDELIRIKERRIELLQEQRTALINQAVTKGLDPTVEMKPSGVEWIGEIPAHWEVKKIKYVATFISEKSMPETDAIRISPENVESKTGKVLNFFSSYDSNGVKFQVGDVLFNKIRVYLNKVVYAEYDGYSLGEMIIIRPSLQDIGKYLFYLMLSSRFIEYCDSISRGAKMPRTDVYDILNAQVPITSHQEQTQIVDFLDRKTQQVNELIATGHRKIQLLQEYRQSLISEAVTGKIDVRNEV
- a CDS encoding type I restriction endonuclease subunit R, whose translation is MPTYTEQNFEDHIEQHLNQSEYRSLQSTDYDKSLCLIHDEVLQFIQDTQPDVYQRLERQYGADTPQKLLDRLSRQVASRGVLDVLRKGFKDRGCDFKLTYFRPSSGMNPDHQRLYEQNRFSLIRQLHYSQRNEKSLDMTLFLNGLPLVTMELKNSLTGQVFTDAEKQYRTDRDPREPLFQFKRCLVHFAVGNEKVSMTTHLRADKTRFFPFNKGIENPVNPNGHKTAYLWEDILQPDNLMELIDNFIHEQETTEKVYDPRIDAVRDVKSRVLVFPRYHQLDVIRKLQKAIVEEDVGHNYLIQHTTGSGKSNSIAWLAHLLTHLFSSETDTNRIFDSIIVVTDRRILDKQLQDTIKQVEQVEGVVHAVEKTSAQLREFLESGKDIIISTIQKFSVIAEEIGKLKSKHFAVIIDEAHSSQSGESARNLRLSLSQGIALGVTEDYADEVSDMDARILKEMEMRRMQDHISYFGFSGTPKNKTLELFGRKDDEGNFLPFHVYSMRQSISEGFTLDVLQNYTTFKRYFELVKSVPEDKEYEKARTLRKLTNYVDLQHHSIETKARIILEHFTERTAKTIEGKGRAMLVTPSRLHCVRYKLEFDRQMKEMGLPYGCLVAFSDTVHDTDNGQDYTENGMNALPPSVSIADSFKSPEYRILIVSNKFQTGFDEPLLQTMYVDKRLDGLQCVQTLSRLNRVTTGKTDTLVLDFVNEPDQIQEAFQQYYQTTILAEETDPNRLYDLQSELEGFDLYDDGTIDEFCLIFYDSDQSDELLQGVLDGVVERWSELKTEDGEQFRSTLQSYIRLYGYISQLITFTDVALEKLYIFSHSLNKKLPRREHSDLQGLLASVDLDSFRVQKTHESLHLSLEESDSEVEGIGSDVAPRREPEQDFLSNILDALNSAYQTDFTSEDKVDIENVYQKVRQHTELRQVIAGDNTETNKRYKFDQVIDEILLDFVNNKLELYTKLSKPEINANLKRQLYQAYLAQP
- the hflK gene encoding FtsH protease activity modulator HflK, with the translated sequence MQDLQDLITQQPYTNLITPKRIVYVILGVIVLGCLATSFYTVEADEIAVVLMFGKSVRQAEPGLHFKLPLGIERAINVPVRKVFKEEFGFRTLRAGVRTQYDTRDYAEESLLLSGDLSIADVEWVVQYKIKDPKSFLFFVRNPQRALRDLSESVMSRVVGDRTVTEVLTVGRIEIAAEVEEHLQRLLDLYQTGLDVASVTLQDVNPPEAVKSAFNAVNEAKQEKERLINEAWRDYNQSVPKAKGVAAQRISEAQGYALKRVNEAQGDADRFKSIRSEYQKAKEVTRRRLYLEAMREVLPQVKEIYIIDGNANAPIPILQLKE
- the hflC gene encoding protease modulator HflC, translating into MNWKKIIIPLIVIVVIVLPVVAGVFYTVYEGEQVVITEFGRPVGQPIITPGLKVKTPFIQQVHRFEKRVLEWDGSPNQIPTKDKRFIWLDTTARWRIKDALKFYQALGTEQFAQSRLDDIIDSAARDLVTAQLLIEVVRDSNRVLSLDLAVLEDEEGQSSEPLEEIQIGRERITRMILEKVQETVPQFGIELVDVQIKRINYVDEVRKKVFDQMISERQRISEKYKSEGAGEAADIMGQKQKELERIQSEAYKEAEQLKGDADAQAIQIYAEAHGQDPEFYAFLQTLETYRQTTSESTKLILTTDSDLYRYLKSSEVLRR
- a CDS encoding dihydrofolate reductase, giving the protein MSLDGYIAGPDGEFDWIVMDPDIDFAGMTEQFDTYLLGRRTFEVTSGHGEAAMPDGETFVISRTLQQRDHEDVTIVGENWRQVLQSLREEKGKDIWLFGGGSLFRSLAEEGFVDTVEVAIIPIVLGGGTPLIEEPSERISLTLKEHTVYEKTGTVGLVYTVNKPSQP